A single window of Hyphomicrobiales bacterium DNA harbors:
- the gsiD gene encoding Glutathione transport system permease protein GsiD codes for MTMTSPSYVTYNPLRILRRSDGTFSRRKAETAFLLLCLIILLAIAAFPQFFAPQDPYKQSIINRLKPPAFMTGGRDGFWLGTDQLGRDILSRLIYGVRVTIIASSLAVLIAAVVGTTVGLLGAYFRGWVDALVVRVIDIQLSFPVVLLVIAIVAVVGPSLANLVVVMGLSAWPQFARITRGAVISVRDLEYIEAARSIGVGDVRIMFYHVLRNVMSSIIVYATFEMGRMMLVEATLSFLGLGVQPPTPTWGGMISDGTKYLALSWSVSFYPGLAIVLAVILFNALGDRLRDYLDPHMRSQD; via the coding sequence ATGACGATGACGTCTCCATCCTATGTCACTTACAATCCTCTGCGTATCCTAAGGCGCTCGGATGGAACTTTTTCCCGCCGCAAGGCTGAGACCGCGTTCCTGTTACTGTGCCTCATCATCCTTCTAGCGATTGCGGCCTTTCCGCAATTCTTCGCCCCTCAGGATCCTTACAAGCAGTCGATCATCAATCGATTGAAACCCCCGGCCTTTATGACGGGTGGACGCGATGGCTTCTGGCTCGGCACGGATCAGCTGGGCCGCGATATCCTCTCCAGGTTGATCTATGGCGTTCGTGTCACCATTATCGCCAGCAGCTTGGCAGTTTTGATCGCGGCCGTAGTGGGAACGACCGTTGGTTTGCTTGGGGCGTACTTCCGCGGTTGGGTCGACGCACTTGTGGTGCGTGTGATCGATATCCAGCTGTCATTCCCTGTCGTACTCCTTGTGATCGCGATTGTCGCGGTTGTCGGTCCATCGCTTGCAAACCTGGTCGTCGTCATGGGCCTGTCGGCATGGCCCCAATTCGCCCGGATCACACGCGGCGCAGTGATATCAGTCCGGGATCTTGAGTATATCGAGGCAGCGCGGTCTATCGGAGTCGGTGACGTGCGCATCATGTTTTACCATGTACTGCGCAATGTCATGTCTTCAATCATTGTCTACGCCACCTTTGAGATGGGACGCATGATGCTGGTTGAGGCGACACTCAGCTTTCTCGGGCTTGGCGTGCAGCCGCCAACGCCGACTTGGGGAGGCATGATCAGCGATGGAACGAAGTATCTGGCGCTGTCGTGGTCTGTCTCATTCTATCCAGGCTTGGCGATCGTTCTCGCCGTCATTCTCTTTAACGCCTTGGGAGACCGATTGCGAGACTACCTTGACCCGCATATGCGCAGCCAGGACTAG
- the gsiC gene encoding Glutathione transport system permease protein GsiC has translation MVNYLLRRILLTIPTLIAVLIICFCLTRISGDPADLMLPIDVSDDARAAFRHAHGLDKPIAEQFLTFTVNALQGDMGRSLRFGEPSLRLVSERLAATSELALAALGLSIAIGIPLGVIAAQRYNSWLDRLIRNGIAVSQAVPSFYVGILLMMVFAVGLGMLPIGGREGPSNLVLPAITLASGLVPLIARVTRSCMLDELGRDYIRTARAKGVKETLIVWKHSLRNACIPLVTVIGLQVGALMSGVVVTETVFAWPGIGRLAIQAIYARDFPVVQAVVLFFSVVFILVNLLVDVLYAAMDPRVGYK, from the coding sequence ATGGTGAATTATCTACTCCGCAGGATACTGTTGACGATACCAACGCTGATCGCGGTGCTCATCATCTGCTTCTGCCTTACGCGGATAAGTGGTGACCCCGCGGATCTGATGCTGCCGATCGATGTCTCGGACGATGCCCGCGCCGCATTTCGGCACGCGCATGGATTGGACAAGCCGATCGCTGAACAGTTTCTGACGTTCACCGTGAATGCCCTGCAGGGCGATATGGGACGCTCTCTACGATTTGGCGAGCCTTCATTGCGGCTGGTGTCCGAGAGGCTCGCTGCGACATCCGAGCTCGCCCTTGCCGCGCTCGGTCTATCGATTGCCATAGGCATCCCCTTGGGCGTTATAGCTGCCCAACGCTATAACAGCTGGCTGGACCGGTTGATCCGGAACGGAATCGCCGTAAGCCAGGCGGTGCCATCATTTTATGTGGGCATTCTGCTGATGATGGTCTTCGCAGTCGGCCTCGGAATGCTTCCGATCGGTGGACGGGAAGGGCCGTCGAATCTTGTTCTTCCCGCGATCACGCTGGCTAGCGGCCTCGTCCCGCTGATAGCCCGAGTCACCCGATCATGCATGTTGGACGAGCTTGGCCGCGACTACATCCGAACGGCGCGCGCCAAGGGTGTAAAGGAGACGCTCATCGTCTGGAAACATTCGCTGCGCAACGCCTGCATCCCCCTCGTCACAGTGATCGGACTGCAGGTCGGCGCGCTGATGAGCGGCGTCGTCGTGACAGAAACCGTATTCGCCTGGCCTGGCATTGGACGGCTCGCGATCCAGGCCATCTACGCTCGTGATTTCCCGGTCGTACAAGCTGTCGTGCTGTTTTTCTCCGTCGTCTTCATTCTCGTCAACCTCCTTGTCGATGTTCTCTATGCGGCTATGGATCCACGGGTAGGCTATAAATGA
- a CDS encoding Peptide/nickel transport system substrate-binding protein, with protein sequence MINRITSKARKLLYATALIGVASLGLVLPLGHQAKAGTLTVAQSYDPQSLWPNFSTSQEQMNVGNAVVESLLWLDPATDKAEPILATGFEFVDDTTVKLALRKDVSFSNGEPMNADAVIESIRIFRDKAITPAYARDAAKIGSVEKIDDHTVLIRLSQKYPAVPLLLSQIYVVPPKYWAEVGPDGFGRKPIGTGPYKLTEWVRDDRVVMDRNPTFWGKPPVGIDKIIWKPVPDDTARAAGVMTGAYDIAANLPATSLPQLQGRAGVSAISVPSYRIFKIDFSTLDTHPGAQHDLRVRQALNYAIDKKAIRDVLFSGLASPLHGQILRSNQLGFNPEIEDYPFDPAKAKALLAEVGGNVEITFKFPSGRYAQDKEVSEAVAGMLSDVGVKVNMVQLEAGEFLNQLNNRELFQMALRGSAPQDDPDAMLSAYLSDWRYSHIQDPELDVLIKAGSGELDPAKRADIYKKAMKLIYDKAYMIFLYQANDLYGTTNRVKNFTPRGDQRFALYNVTLE encoded by the coding sequence GTGATTAATCGTATCACGTCCAAAGCGCGGAAGCTTCTCTACGCCACCGCGCTCATAGGCGTTGCATCGCTCGGCCTTGTGCTGCCGCTCGGCCATCAGGCCAAGGCAGGAACCTTGACGGTTGCACAGAGCTACGATCCTCAGTCGCTTTGGCCGAACTTCTCGACATCCCAGGAACAGATGAACGTCGGCAACGCAGTGGTCGAGTCGCTGCTATGGCTTGATCCTGCTACGGATAAAGCGGAGCCGATTTTGGCGACGGGATTCGAGTTTGTCGACGATACGACTGTCAAGCTCGCCCTGAGAAAGGATGTTTCCTTCTCGAATGGCGAGCCGATGAATGCCGATGCGGTAATCGAAAGCATCAGGATATTCAGGGACAAGGCGATCACACCCGCCTATGCGCGAGACGCTGCCAAGATCGGCTCAGTCGAGAAGATTGACGATCACACAGTCCTCATCAGGTTGTCTCAGAAGTATCCCGCGGTCCCTCTGCTTCTCAGTCAAATTTACGTCGTTCCTCCCAAGTATTGGGCTGAGGTCGGCCCGGACGGGTTTGGCCGCAAGCCTATCGGCACGGGGCCGTACAAGCTCACAGAATGGGTCCGCGACGATCGCGTGGTGATGGACCGCAATCCGACCTTCTGGGGAAAACCTCCGGTTGGCATCGACAAGATCATTTGGAAGCCGGTGCCTGATGATACCGCACGCGCTGCCGGGGTGATGACGGGCGCCTATGATATCGCAGCCAACCTGCCCGCGACTTCGCTGCCGCAGTTGCAAGGACGGGCGGGGGTGTCGGCGATCTCCGTACCTAGCTATCGCATCTTCAAGATCGATTTTTCGACCCTAGACACTCACCCCGGCGCTCAGCACGATCTGCGGGTGCGGCAAGCCTTGAACTATGCGATCGACAAGAAGGCCATTCGCGACGTGCTCTTCTCAGGCCTGGCTTCGCCGTTGCATGGCCAAATCCTGAGATCCAATCAGCTCGGCTTCAACCCCGAGATCGAGGATTATCCCTTCGATCCCGCGAAAGCGAAAGCTCTCCTGGCGGAAGTCGGCGGAAACGTCGAAATCACCTTCAAATTTCCCTCGGGCCGGTACGCTCAGGACAAGGAGGTTTCGGAGGCCGTTGCCGGCATGCTCAGCGATGTCGGCGTGAAGGTTAACATGGTCCAGCTCGAGGCGGGCGAATTCCTCAACCAGCTGAACAATCGCGAGCTATTTCAGATGGCTCTGCGTGGATCTGCTCCCCAGGACGATCCGGACGCCATGCTGTCGGCTTACCTGTCCGACTGGCGCTATTCCCACATCCAGGACCCGGAATTGGACGTGCTGATCAAGGCCGGTTCCGGTGAGCTCGACCCGGCCAAGCGCGCGGACATATACAAGAAGGCTATGAAGCTCATCTACGATAAAGCCTACATGATATTTCTGTATCAGGCCAATGATCTCTATGGCACCACGAACAGAGTCAAGAATTTTACGCCACGCGGCGATCAGCGCTTCGCGCTCTATAACGTAACTCTCGAGTAA
- a CDS encoding N-methylhydantoinase A codes for MSSLYRLGFDIGGTFTDFVLTNTATGAMELEKCLTTPDDPSRGVANGIRSLFQRCDLDGSAIEICIHATTLITNALIERRGLKTALITTRGFRDIVEMGSEVRYDLYDLFMEKPEPLISRDLRFEVTERVDSDGHVLAPVDEMEVIRLAQQLRDLGVESIAISFMHAYRNPENERRVADILARELPGMAISLSSSVAPEIREYERTSTTVANAYAKPITSTYLDKVSATLDTSGYGRRLYMMLSSGGVTDADVAKEFPIRMLESGPAAGVLAAIFYARQMRIPSLVTFDMGGTTAKVGLIKNYEAEKSGLFEFGRVARFKKGSGLPVKVPIIELIEIGAGGGSIASIDKLGLIKVGPRSAGAHPGPACYGLGGASPTVTDSNVVLGYLNPDYFLGGSMQLDKTAAARALDQHVGTPLGISAEKAAAGIYEIVNQSMVSAMKVHIAERGDDPRKFYLFAFGGAGPAHAYELARAAQMKGVIIPNGAGTASAMGLVTSAVSFDFARSLIVRLNIDTWPQIETLLREMEANGREIIAGVDAGAVGDAVTVTYQLDLRHKGQGHEMTLTVPAGLVRSGDVEAIRALFFETHESRFGHAHRHLPVQLITCRLTVSAPPPPVTLVRHEKASNDLSTALKGRRLVYFPELRTFAEAAVYDRYKLAPDMTFSGPAVIEERECTIVVGPSGTVRIDEFGSVFIDLLKEGAVQV; via the coding sequence ATGTCAAGTCTATATCGTCTTGGTTTCGACATTGGCGGAACATTTACAGATTTTGTCCTGACCAACACTGCGACCGGCGCCATGGAGCTGGAAAAATGTCTCACGACGCCGGATGATCCCTCCCGCGGCGTGGCCAACGGCATCCGGTCCCTCTTCCAGCGCTGCGATCTCGATGGCTCCGCGATCGAGATCTGCATTCACGCAACCACGCTGATAACGAATGCACTGATTGAGCGCCGAGGCCTCAAAACCGCGTTGATCACAACACGCGGATTTCGCGACATCGTCGAGATGGGCAGCGAAGTCCGTTACGATCTCTATGATCTGTTCATGGAGAAACCTGAGCCTTTGATCAGCCGCGACTTGCGTTTTGAGGTGACAGAACGGGTCGATAGCGACGGTCATGTTCTTGCTCCGGTGGATGAGATGGAGGTGATACGGCTGGCGCAGCAGCTGCGCGACCTCGGAGTTGAATCCATCGCGATCTCCTTCATGCACGCCTATCGCAACCCGGAAAACGAACGGCGTGTGGCGGATATCCTGGCGCGAGAGCTGCCGGGTATGGCAATTAGCCTTTCGTCATCCGTCGCGCCGGAAATTCGCGAGTATGAACGCACCAGCACGACGGTGGCGAATGCCTATGCCAAGCCGATTACATCAACCTATCTCGATAAGGTGTCGGCTACGCTCGACACTTCGGGGTATGGCAGACGGCTCTATATGATGCTGTCGTCCGGCGGCGTCACTGATGCCGATGTCGCCAAGGAATTTCCCATCCGCATGCTGGAATCCGGGCCAGCCGCCGGCGTCCTGGCCGCGATATTCTACGCACGGCAGATGCGGATCCCCAGTCTGGTTACCTTCGATATGGGCGGCACGACTGCGAAGGTTGGCCTGATCAAGAATTACGAGGCGGAAAAATCGGGATTATTTGAATTCGGGAGAGTGGCGCGGTTCAAAAAGGGTAGCGGGCTGCCCGTCAAGGTTCCGATCATCGAGCTTATCGAAATCGGCGCCGGGGGCGGAAGTATTGCCAGCATCGATAAGCTCGGCCTAATTAAAGTCGGCCCGCGCAGTGCGGGCGCTCACCCCGGCCCGGCATGTTACGGGCTCGGCGGCGCCTCTCCCACCGTCACCGACAGCAACGTCGTCCTCGGCTACCTCAATCCAGACTATTTCCTGGGCGGCTCCATGCAATTGGACAAGACCGCCGCCGCCAGAGCGCTGGATCAGCACGTCGGAACGCCCTTGGGAATTTCGGCGGAGAAAGCCGCCGCAGGCATTTACGAGATCGTCAACCAGAGCATGGTTTCGGCCATGAAGGTGCATATCGCCGAGCGAGGCGACGATCCGCGCAAGTTCTACTTGTTTGCATTTGGAGGTGCGGGGCCGGCCCATGCCTATGAACTGGCGCGAGCCGCGCAAATGAAAGGCGTCATCATTCCCAATGGTGCCGGAACGGCGTCGGCCATGGGTCTCGTCACGTCGGCCGTATCGTTCGATTTTGCCCGCTCCTTGATCGTCCGCCTCAACATCGATACCTGGCCGCAAATTGAAACGTTGCTGCGGGAGATGGAGGCAAACGGCCGGGAGATCATTGCGGGCGTCGACGCAGGCGCCGTAGGGGATGCCGTCACCGTAACCTACCAACTTGACCTGCGTCACAAGGGTCAGGGCCACGAGATGACCCTGACAGTTCCAGCTGGGCTCGTGCGATCGGGCGATGTTGAAGCTATCCGCGCGTTGTTCTTCGAAACCCATGAAAGCCGCTTCGGCCATGCCCATCGCCACCTTCCTGTCCAATTGATTACGTGCCGCCTGACTGTCAGTGCGCCGCCGCCGCCGGTCACGCTCGTTCGCCATGAGAAGGCAAGTAATGACCTCAGTACAGCGCTAAAAGGAAGGCGCCTTGTCTACTTCCCCGAGCTACGGACTTTTGCAGAAGCGGCGGTCTACGATCGCTATAAGCTCGCGCCGGATATGACGTTCTCTGGTCCCGCCGTCATCGAAGAACGCGAGTGTACTATCGTTGTCGGGCCATCCGGGACGGTCCGGATCGACGAATTCGGCAGTGTATTTATCGACCTTCTGAAGGAAGGAGCCGTCCAGGTCTAG
- a CDS encoding N-methylhydantoinase B, which yields MNYQAGVQSEPSGHAIDLQIQWDRLTSMMDEVDAILLRTAFSTIVSESRDYAIVLLDRNARSIAQSQICVPAFTCSLPSATRSMLKIFPAETLVDGDILITNDPWLCHGHLPDLYIVMPVFKDGKSIVGYIATAAHISDIGGRLDELNARDLYEEGLRIPPSKLYEAGKPNQQLIRIMEANVRFPRLVLGDVGAIVGAAKIGAERYLSLVDEYGEREMDAVADFILERSTTAMRAAISEIPDGDYEGAAICDGVTSPTNIKLKLSVRGETMHLDYTGTSPQKSDAAVNVVMNVTHAHSLLALKCSLCPDLPNNEGLFGPISTYAPEGSILNAQFPAAVRARSRTSFHTHTAIYDALSKVAPRIVQATSGSFWSLRFLCNDDEGHPFIVHVLPNGGEGASIGIDGHSTTAFPGCSMITPAEIIEANGPVLVCERSLRQDSGGAGEYRGGLGQTIRVMPRGNAPLRITIRPDRTKYPAPGLLMGHDGGIGELLVDGVSIEPNPFSLEPGQVFTLNLPGGGGIGNPLERSPDRVQRDLELGLISTDAATNLYGWKRS from the coding sequence ATGAATTATCAAGCCGGTGTGCAATCGGAGCCATCGGGGCACGCCATCGATCTCCAAATCCAATGGGATCGGCTGACGTCGATGATGGATGAAGTCGACGCGATCCTCCTGCGGACTGCGTTTTCCACAATTGTCTCGGAGTCTCGGGACTACGCGATTGTACTGCTGGATCGGAACGCGCGGTCGATCGCACAGTCACAGATCTGCGTACCCGCTTTTACATGTTCGCTGCCTTCGGCGACGCGCTCTATGCTGAAGATTTTTCCGGCCGAGACACTTGTCGATGGCGATATATTGATCACGAACGACCCCTGGCTCTGCCATGGGCATTTACCTGATCTTTATATCGTTATGCCCGTCTTCAAAGATGGTAAGTCTATTGTGGGCTATATCGCGACCGCCGCCCATATTTCAGATATCGGGGGGCGCCTCGACGAATTGAACGCGCGGGATCTTTATGAGGAAGGCCTTCGCATCCCGCCGAGCAAGCTGTATGAGGCAGGAAAGCCCAATCAGCAACTCATTCGCATCATGGAAGCGAATGTTCGGTTCCCCCGGCTTGTGCTGGGTGATGTGGGTGCGATCGTCGGCGCTGCAAAGATCGGGGCAGAGCGTTATCTGTCACTCGTGGACGAATACGGCGAAAGAGAAATGGATGCGGTCGCCGATTTTATCCTGGAGCGGTCCACGACAGCGATGCGTGCCGCGATCTCCGAAATTCCCGATGGGGACTATGAGGGGGCGGCCATATGCGACGGAGTTACCTCGCCAACGAACATTAAATTGAAACTTTCGGTGCGCGGTGAGACCATGCACCTCGACTACACCGGCACCAGCCCGCAGAAATCGGACGCCGCAGTGAATGTGGTCATGAATGTCACACATGCTCATTCGCTACTGGCCCTCAAGTGCAGCCTTTGCCCTGATCTTCCCAACAATGAGGGCCTATTCGGCCCCATCAGCACCTATGCCCCCGAAGGCTCGATCCTCAATGCGCAGTTTCCAGCGGCGGTGCGTGCGCGTTCGCGGACAAGCTTCCACACACATACGGCCATATACGACGCGCTCTCGAAGGTCGCGCCTCGTATCGTTCAAGCGACAAGTGGCTCCTTTTGGTCACTTCGCTTCCTTTGCAACGATGATGAAGGACACCCTTTCATTGTTCACGTTCTGCCAAATGGCGGCGAAGGCGCTTCGATAGGTATTGATGGGCATTCCACGACAGCATTTCCAGGCTGTTCGATGATCACGCCCGCCGAGATCATCGAAGCAAACGGTCCGGTTCTTGTTTGCGAGCGCAGCTTGCGGCAGGATTCAGGGGGCGCTGGCGAATATCGCGGAGGCCTGGGACAGACGATACGGGTTATGCCGCGCGGCAACGCGCCCTTGCGCATCACAATCCGCCCCGATCGCACCAAATATCCAGCTCCCGGATTGCTCATGGGGCATGACGGCGGCATCGGAGAATTGCTGGTCGACGGCGTCTCCATTGAGCCGAACCCCTTCTCTCTCGAGCCCGGACAGGTATTCACCCTCAACCTTCCCGGCGGGGGCGGCATTGGAAACCCCTTGGAGCGCAGTCCCGACCGCGTTCAACGTGATCTGGAGCTCGGACTTATCAGCACGGACGCCGCGACGAACCTCTATGGGTGGAAGCGGTCATAA
- a CDS encoding GntR family transcriptional regulator translates to MQVTKLNDSGRRAFVIEQLLGFIRSRQVEPGARLPPEPVLSEMFGVSRTIVREAMQSLQATGAIRIEQGRGTFVSENPLAQPFNVWASMNAHRIDELFDVRGILEGESAARAASNRTQADIETLEAILDQMRQKVEETDWLGTLSCDVGFHRSVTQAANLPLLQEMLEVAMPAWVELTSNVTKEKNKVARLELVLAEHAEILAAIRASNPDAARSAMRRHLGNSWARRLKNENNSS, encoded by the coding sequence GTGCAGGTCACCAAGCTCAACGACAGTGGTCGGCGCGCGTTTGTCATCGAACAATTGTTAGGGTTCATCCGCAGCCGGCAGGTCGAGCCCGGAGCAAGGCTGCCTCCGGAGCCTGTCCTCTCGGAAATGTTTGGGGTCAGTCGAACGATTGTGCGCGAAGCAATGCAATCTCTGCAGGCAACCGGTGCGATTCGAATCGAGCAGGGCCGCGGAACCTTTGTCTCGGAGAATCCGCTGGCGCAGCCGTTTAACGTCTGGGCTTCAATGAATGCCCATCGCATCGATGAATTGTTTGATGTCCGCGGTATCCTCGAGGGTGAGTCCGCCGCGCGTGCCGCAAGCAATCGCACTCAGGCCGATATTGAGACGCTTGAGGCGATACTGGATCAGATGCGCCAGAAAGTAGAAGAGACCGATTGGCTCGGCACTTTGTCATGCGATGTAGGCTTTCATCGGTCGGTGACGCAGGCGGCCAATCTTCCGTTGCTCCAGGAAATGCTGGAAGTGGCGATGCCGGCGTGGGTCGAGCTCACGTCCAATGTGACCAAGGAAAAGAACAAAGTGGCGCGCTTGGAACTTGTTTTGGCCGAGCATGCGGAAATTCTGGCAGCCATTCGCGCGTCTAACCCAGATGCCGCGCGATCAGCCATGCGCAGACATTTGGGAAATTCATGGGCCAGGCGCCTGAAGAACGAGAATAATTCGAGCTGA
- a CDS encoding Carbohydrate ABC transporter substrate-binding protein (CUT1 family) produces the protein MPENKAPSLMLMSAAAAMGLAMAVMPTYATEKIVFWNNWDGSRAPQLRSVLDKFEKENPGYVVENVTLSSDTTAQRMLTAVASGDVPDLYMTQANDFPKWAGLGAFRPLDDLVVRDGLKLDEIFFSGGIEGSRYGGKLIQFPFKVPTSLMIWYNKDLFKNAGLDPNSPPKTWKELEDAATKTTIRDGAVISQLGLNICLNCATGSGSENAFVEWLSRNGGEVLTADAKDVAFNSPAGLDTLNWMQGFSNRTAGSWQNAVRQFGSTFKDQRPSFYMGKMAMIMDGPFLYNIMAKDAPQMLDKVGVFVAPINGHNKEATQLYLAYGTPGYAIPAKAKHPEGAWKLLKFIAAGDGACQFFTMQQRVDTPLRNCRVDVPPQFVAAFKANGDLVQSRQAPSSFQQIHVRLQQMQEAVLLGKETPEAALKSAAKDVKAILARTN, from the coding sequence ATGCCGGAGAATAAAGCACCATCTCTTATGTTGATGTCGGCGGCCGCGGCGATGGGTCTCGCAATGGCGGTAATGCCGACCTACGCTACTGAAAAGATCGTTTTCTGGAACAATTGGGATGGAAGCAGGGCGCCGCAACTGCGCTCAGTCCTCGACAAGTTCGAGAAAGAAAATCCGGGTTACGTTGTCGAAAACGTCACTTTGAGCAGCGACACAACCGCCCAGCGTATGTTGACTGCGGTGGCCTCCGGCGATGTGCCGGACCTCTATATGACGCAGGCGAATGATTTTCCGAAATGGGCCGGTCTTGGCGCCTTCAGGCCATTGGACGACCTCGTCGTACGCGACGGATTAAAACTTGATGAGATCTTTTTTTCCGGCGGCATCGAAGGTTCCCGCTACGGCGGCAAACTCATTCAGTTCCCCTTCAAGGTGCCGACGTCGCTGATGATCTGGTACAATAAGGACTTGTTTAAGAACGCAGGCCTGGACCCCAATAGTCCGCCCAAGACCTGGAAGGAATTGGAGGATGCTGCGACAAAGACGACCATCCGTGATGGGGCCGTCATCTCGCAGCTCGGCCTGAATATCTGCTTGAACTGTGCTACCGGAAGCGGATCCGAGAATGCGTTTGTTGAATGGCTGTCGCGTAACGGCGGCGAGGTGCTGACGGCTGACGCCAAGGATGTTGCCTTCAATTCGCCCGCGGGGCTGGACACCTTGAACTGGATGCAAGGCTTCTCCAATCGCACGGCGGGCAGCTGGCAGAATGCGGTGCGTCAATTCGGTTCCACGTTCAAGGACCAGCGACCCAGCTTCTATATGGGTAAAATGGCCATGATCATGGATGGACCGTTCCTCTATAATATCATGGCGAAGGACGCGCCGCAGATGCTGGACAAGGTGGGCGTTTTCGTCGCCCCCATCAATGGCCACAACAAGGAAGCCACGCAGCTCTATCTGGCCTATGGTACACCAGGCTATGCTATTCCCGCGAAAGCCAAGCATCCCGAGGGTGCATGGAAACTGCTGAAATTCATCGCGGCCGGTGACGGTGCGTGTCAGTTCTTTACAATGCAGCAGCGCGTGGATACGCCGCTCCGCAACTGCAGGGTTGATGTTCCGCCGCAGTTTGTCGCGGCATTCAAGGCTAATGGCGACCTCGTGCAGTCGCGCCAAGCGCCCAGCTCCTTCCAGCAGATCCACGTCAGGCTTCAGCAGATGCAAGAAGCTGTCCTTCTTGGCAAAGAAACGCCCGAGGCCGCTCTTAAGTCAGCAGCGAAGGACGTAAAGGCTATCCTCGCCCGCACCAACTGA
- the yesP gene encoding putative ABC transporter permease protein YesP (Evidence 3 : Putative function from multiple computational evidences), with protein MAEISLLRKVTHAPRHRAEGRSSGLSNTAREALWGYFFIAPWIIGFLLFSLGPILATMYLSLTHYDVVSAPRWAGLDNFSRMFFEDAEYWKTLAVTVKYSAIRVPLCIAVGLVLAMLINTQARGISIFRLALYLPAIVPLVAASILWLWLLNPQYGFINPTLRDTFGVVAPNWLRDENFALLAIISLSVWQIGHTMMIFLAGLQEIPKELYEAAELDGASTLQKTRFVTLSMLTPTIYFNLIIGIINSFQAFAAVFILTRGGPANETMVYIMYLYRRGIEYLEMGYASTMALVLVAIILSLTILIMKTSDKWVNYDRV; from the coding sequence ATGGCCGAGATCTCTCTTCTTCGGAAGGTAACGCACGCTCCGCGCCATCGCGCTGAGGGGCGCTCGTCGGGGCTTAGCAATACGGCGCGCGAGGCGCTATGGGGCTACTTTTTCATCGCCCCATGGATCATCGGCTTTCTGCTTTTCTCCCTAGGGCCGATCCTCGCGACGATGTACCTGAGCCTGACGCACTACGATGTCGTCTCCGCCCCGCGCTGGGCCGGTCTCGATAATTTCTCGCGCATGTTCTTTGAGGATGCGGAATACTGGAAGACGCTAGCAGTTACAGTTAAATATTCAGCGATAAGGGTGCCGCTATGCATCGCGGTTGGCCTGGTCCTGGCCATGCTGATCAATACGCAAGCGCGTGGCATCAGCATTTTTCGCCTGGCGCTTTATCTGCCTGCCATTGTGCCTCTGGTCGCCGCCTCCATTCTTTGGCTGTGGCTTCTCAATCCGCAATATGGCTTTATCAATCCGACTTTGCGCGACACCTTCGGTGTTGTCGCCCCAAACTGGCTACGTGACGAGAATTTTGCCTTGCTGGCGATCATCAGCCTCAGTGTTTGGCAGATCGGCCACACGATGATGATTTTCCTCGCGGGGCTGCAGGAAATACCAAAGGAACTCTACGAAGCCGCGGAACTCGATGGCGCTAGCACCTTGCAGAAGACACGGTTCGTGACGCTGTCGATGCTGACGCCGACGATCTACTTCAATCTTATCATCGGTATTATCAATTCGTTCCAAGCCTTCGCGGCCGTCTTCATTCTCACCCGCGGCGGCCCGGCAAACGAGACCATGGTCTACATCATGTATCTCTACCGGCGTGGAATTGAATATCTTGAAATGGGCTATGCCTCGACAATGGCGTTGGTGCTGGTCGCGATTATCCTGTCGCTCACTATCCTGATCATGAAAACTTCTGACAAGTGGGTGAACTATGACCGTGTCTGA